Sequence from the Nymphaea colorata isolate Beijing-Zhang1983 chromosome 9, ASM883128v2, whole genome shotgun sequence genome:
ATTGATGCCAATCAAGATCCTAGAAATCAGGAAATGAATGACCCCTGTATTCCTTTAAATGTTAATGGAACCTCTCACACAAATGATTGAGGCGTGTGAGAGAGAAACCTTTGTTCGTGGACGTAGACTCGATCCtgagtcgaaccacgttaaaactCTCTGTGTCTTGGTGTTTtgcctttttcccttttatttcaAGTCTTCCCCAAATCCattctcctcttctcttttaAAATGGAGAAATCTGTTCATGTATCAGGTCATATACTGCTAAAATAATTAACAGAAAATGTTAAATTTAACGAAACAATAATCTTGTCTTCTTTCGAACATACATGCACAGAAATTTACGCATGCAGATAAGTTGTCCCTGAATCAACCTAACAAAATTACACTAGGTTCGTGAGGAATTGAAACTATGCTACTTTTTGTACTGAATATGGAATATTGTCAAATCTTATGCTATAGAGCATGAAGATCACAGTTATTTGATTAGTTTCATTGAAGCCCAGTTTCATGTCTCATGATCTCATACATTGGCCTGTTAAATGTGGTTAATACAAAAGCAGTGTTTTAAGTTAATCTATACCCTTACGTTATTTGAATGGAGGTGGTAGCAGATCAGTGGATGAAGTTGCAGAATGAGAGAGGATTTAGAAAACTTGAAGTGAAGGAGGACATCTGGAAAATGATTAATACAGAAGGAATGATTCTGGAAACACAGAAAGGCTAAAAATTAATCATTATAATTTTGCACAACCAGCAAAAACACGTATTATTCCAACAAGAAAACTATTTTATTATTCGAAAGTAGAACTAGAAGAGAGCAACAGATTAGATACAACTCAAAAAAGATCGACAACAAGCCATTAGTGTCAAATTGCACTTGATTGGAAATTAAACTGAAACAAGAAGACATTAATCAGACTTCACTGAAGCAAGTAGAAGACATTATTCACTTCTCCCACATTTTAACTTGTGTATAATGACAGAGTTCTTCTCAACCCATTGAGCTTATGAAAGAAGAAGGGTTGGGCGGGATGGGAACATCAACTGCACCTTCAAGCATTTGTGTCACCTTCTTCATTGTTGGCCTAAGTGATGGGTCTTCTTGAATGCACCACAATGCCACCATTACCATCTGTCTCACCTTCTTCATGTCATTCTGAGCATCTTCATCGTGCTCCACCAACATCTCCAATTGTTGTCCGACGAAGCAATCATAGGCCCAATCAACTAGTATCCCCGATGGTCCATCCTTCATATTGAGTTCCACATTCTTCCTACAACACGTAATCTCCAGCAACATCACTCCGTAACTATAAACATCAACTTTCACTGTGATAGCCATCTTCCTAAACCATTCTGGGGCTACATAACCTCTTGTTCCCCTTATGTCTGTGTTGGTCTTTGTTTGATCTTGTCTGAGAAGCTTGGCTAGtccaaaatcagaaattttggGAATGAGATTGCCATCAAGAAGTATGTTTTCAGGCTTAATATCACAGTGTATGATCTGTGTGCTACATTCTTCATGGAGGTACATGAGCCCCCTAGCTATACCAAATGCAATTTGGACTCTTGTGTTCCACTCTGGCCTAAGGCTTCCAAGGAGGAAGCTTGACAGAGAGCCTTGTTCCATGTACTCATACACTAATAATCTATGAGGACCCTCGTCGCAGAAACCAAGCAGTTGGACAAGGTTTTTGTGATGTGTTCTTCCAATCACGCTCACTTCTGTTCTGAATTCCTTGTCCCCATTTTCCATCAACTTGTCCAATTGCTTCACAGCAATAGGCCTCTGACCATATGTAAAAACAATCATCCCTCTGTAAACAGTGCCAAAAGAGCCGCTGCCCAACTTCTCCTTGAAATTCTTAGTAGCCTTCTCGAGTTGTTTGAAACTGAAtctcatcaacttcatctcaGGCTGCATAGAACCTACTAGTTTTCCTTGTCTATGTAGATTACTTCTCCTGTGGCATATTAGAGTGATACTCTGAATAATGATAAGGAGGAAAATAGTTACCGAGATGACAAACAAAACAACTTTGACAACTTCAAATCGTGACCAATTGCTCCTGCCATTGGATGTGATGTTGGAGCGACCTCCTTCTTCAAGCAGGGAACTGTTGTCCAGTGATACCTTAACGAAAATTTTAGAACCACCTGCCATCTTACCACTACGCAATGGCATCCGCTTCTTGTGGCAGTTTGAGTCCGAATACACAGCTAAAGTGCAATAACAATCAGCCAAGAACCAATGTCTGCATCCGGCCTCGTCAATATTTGATTTAACAGCATAGTCCCCACCAGCAAAATTCACATGTTCAATCGTCTCCAGACCATAGTCATCTGGATTGTACTGCCTGCAGTCGGTGATTGGGATATCCTGGTTGCAACCAAGTATTTTGTTATTGGCATCCACATAAGAGAAACCGCTCGGGCACAAACAATCAAAGCCTTTGTTTTTTCCAACGCAGTAACCATTCTGCCCACAAATGCCCGGCATTTCACATGAATAAACTTGAGTTTCCCAGATGACGTTCCAGGAGTTCGTCCAAGACTTACTTCTTCCCTTGGGGTAATTATAGAGCCTGAAGATCCCATCATTGTCAATCGTTCCTCTGAAGTAGAAGTCCTTGCTTGGCTTGGGAATCCGGCTTGCAGGTGTTATCTCAACAGTCTTATTTTTTTCCCACTGGAAGATGGAGATTTTTCCGGACTCGTCGAACACCAACCTTCCCTTTGTTCCAGCAGTGTTTGATGCATAAGTTGGTTCCGATATATCACTGTAGCTAACAAAGTTGCCATCACCTTGCATTTGGATGTAATACCGGCCGGTGGAGAGATTGGTTGGTGACACTGGAGCATAGAGTTTGTAGCCTAGAGAAAGTGTTTGAGTGGGGAGTATGGTATCGGTGGGTGAGTCGAAGCTTTGCCACTTGAACTCAAATCCAGGTGAGCTCTGAAGCACCAGGTTGCCTGTGTCTAGAATGGCAGCCTGCGTTATGGCGCTACCACCTGAACTGCCTCCAATGCTGAAAAACGGTTTGCCATTTGCATCATTTATGACAAGCACACCATTGTTGGTTAGCTCCACAGTGGAACCAGGTGGAGCGGGCCTGTCTCTGTTTGCTGTCCAAACTAGAGTCTTTTCGGGGATCTTTTCATAACGAACACCGACGTATAGATTGTCACCAACCCTCGAGAAGCCAAAGGAGAACTCACCAGAGGGGGAGATCCAGGATGCGCTGTTGTCAAGGGAAGATAAAGAAGAGCCTAGACTTACGTTTCGGTAGGGCTGTGCTTCCACTGTTACATGTAAGA
This genomic interval carries:
- the LOC116260190 gene encoding G-type lectin S-receptor-like serine/threonine-protein kinase LECRK3 → MAILSFAASTAFLTLLLLCCSSLLHVTVEAQPYRNVSLGSSLSSLDNSASWISPSGEFSFGFSRVGDNLYVGVRYEKIPEKTLVWTANRDRPAPPGSTVELTNNGVLVINDANGKPFFSIGGSSGGSAITQAAILDTGNLVLQSSPGFEFKWQSFDSPTDTILPTQTLSLGYKLYAPVSPTNLSTGRYYIQMQGDGNFVSYSDISEPTYASNTAGTKGRLVFDESGKISIFQWEKNKTVEITPASRIPKPSKDFYFRGTIDNDGIFRLYNYPKGRSKSWTNSWNVIWETQVYSCEMPGICGQNGYCVGKNKGFDCLCPSGFSYVDANNKILGCNQDIPITDCRQYNPDDYGLETIEHVNFAGGDYAVKSNIDEAGCRHWFLADCYCTLAVYSDSNCHKKRMPLRSGKMAGGSKIFVKVSLDNSSLLEEGGRSNITSNGRSNWSRFEVVKVVLFVISVTIFLLIIIQSITLICHRRSNLHRQGKLVGSMQPEMKLMRFSFKQLEKATKNFKEKLGSGSFGTVYRGMIVFTYGQRPIAVKQLDKLMENGDKEFRTEVSVIGRTHHKNLVQLLGFCDEGPHRLLVYEYMEQGSLSSFLLGSLRPEWNTRVQIAFGIARGLMYLHEECSTQIIHCDIKPENILLDGNLIPKISDFGLAKLLRQDQTKTNTDIRGTRGYVAPEWFRKMAITVKVDVYSYGVMLLEITCCRKNVELNMKDGPSGILVDWAYDCFVGQQLEMLVEHDEDAQNDMKKVRQMVMVALWCIQEDPSLRPTMKKVTQMLEGAVDVPIPPNPSSFISSMG